A stretch of Telopea speciosissima isolate NSW1024214 ecotype Mountain lineage chromosome 11, Tspe_v1, whole genome shotgun sequence DNA encodes these proteins:
- the LOC122644918 gene encoding F-box protein At5g07610-like — translation MGKNCTTTEEQSTKSSEVVNVDEGTLFEDLIRDILLRLPWQSVNRFKSVSKNWLRLVSEPSFVKDFQFQNHDLLGFLHSNLNRVKFCPIPLLENPICVRDLKRTSFSFPQHCLGVTNLSNGFVLCWYRHYRQPIYVTSYFVYNPITEEQLHLPPLSQIYMEQPLDRQNRFLVTGFQFHYDSETPSFIVAQLVNREKGLQVYFFSSETFKWTSTLHDLRHMFRGDESFALSGPSTFYRGSLHWVSEPLGVVSYSVKKQQFSFRRIPAIRDDQHVYRCMFNQKGDKHIPIPPHCRCRYLGECLDKLLYIQVAGDSQLYLWKLEDYHRNKWSLRQSIIIENVPMPFVRGSIVGFDRRDDQVLFLKLNRMILSYHLRSKELTMLYEVPSEDYDNLHFFCAYELPKSVPFLFYKSYFSHMYGSKNVLVSNELNFPE, via the coding sequence ATGGGGAAGAATTGCACGACTACAGAAGAACAATCCACCAAAAGCAGCGAAGTTGTCAATGTCGACGAGGGAACATTGTTTGAGGACTTGATCAGAGACATCCTTCTGCGACTGCCATGGCAATCAGTCAATCGTTTCAAGTCTGTATCGAAGAATTGGCTTCGTTTGGTATCCGAACCCTCTTTTGTAAAGGATTTTCAGTTCCAAAATCATGATCTATTAGGTTTCCTCCACTCTAACTTGAATCGAGTCAAGTTCtgtcctattcctcttcttgaaAACCCTATTTGTGTTAGAGACTTGAAAAGGACCTCGttttcttttcctcaacatTGCCTTGGCGTAACGAATCTGTCGAATGGGTTTGTCCTTTGTTGGTACAGACATTATAGGCAACCAATCTATGTAACATCATACTTTGTATACAATCCTATCACAGAGGAGCAACTACATCTCCCTCCGCTGTCACAGATATATATGGAACAGCCATTAGATCGGCAAAATAGATTTCTTGTAACAGGCTTTCAATTCCACTATGACTCTGAAACTCCCTCTTTCATTGTGGCGCAATTGGTCAATCGGGAAAAAGGTCTGCAAGTATACTTCTTTTCTTCAGAAACCTTCAAATGGACATCGACATTGCACGATCTCAGACATATGTTTCGTGGCGATGAAAGTTTTGCATTATCAGGTCCATCAACATTTTACAGGGGTTCTCTTCATTGGGTATCCGAACCATTAGGTGTTGTTTCCTACAGTGTGAAGAAACAGCAATTTAGCTTCCGTAGAATACCAGCGATAAGGGATGATCAACATGTCTATCGTTGTATGTTTAACCAAAAAGGCGATAAACATATTCCAATTCCTCCTCACTGTAGGTGCAGATACTTGGGAGAATGTCTGGACAAGCTCCTTTATATTCAGGTTGCTGGGGATTCACAGTTGTATTTATGGAAGCTGGAGGATTATCATCGCAATAAATGGTCTCTTAGACAATCAATTATCATTGAGAATGTGCCCATGCCGTTCGTACGTGGATCGATTGTGGGTTTTGATCGCAGGGATGATCAGGTTCTCTTCCTCAAGCTAAACAGAATGATACTTTCCTATCATCTTAGGTCCAAGGAATTGACGATGCTTTATGAAGTTCCATCAGAAGATTATGAtaatttgcattttttctgTGCTTATGAATTGCCAAAATCGGTACCTTTTCTATTTTACAAGTCCTACTTTTCTCATATGTATGGCAGCAAGAATGTTTTGGTATCTAACGAACTAAATTTCCCCGAATGA